The Streptomyces europaeiscabiei genomic sequence CGGCCATGAAAACCCTCCCGTTTAGCGGCCGTTCTCTGCACCGCGGTCAGGCCCGTGCGGCCCTGGCCCACGACCCTGCTCAATACCCGGCAGCGGTAGCGCGCCGGGACTGTCCTGCATCGCTGCTCGGCTCTGCTGCCACCGTTGCAGATCCCCACGGGCCACACCCTCGATCCGAAGAGCCTGGTCCCGCTCATCCCGCGCCTCATGCATGGCATGAATCCCGCGCAGGGTGTTACGCAGAGCCATGACGAACGCAACCTGGCCGGCAACAGACGAACGCGAGTAGTGCGCTGCCATAGCGGCTCCTCTCAACTGGCCCGGCTCCACAGTCAGCGGGGCAGAACGGCAATCCCTGGTGCGCTGAGCCGACCGTGCCAGAACATCGGATGCCCGCGCCAGAGGGCCCGGCCGCTCGCCCTCCATACGGGCGCTCAGCACAGCGAGCACACCGGAGGCCTCGTAGGCCGCCTGCGACCACCGCACCACGTCGTCCACAGGAACGGCCTTCAACTGCTCACGCATGTGTTGAATCTGCTGTGCAGCCATCTCCCATGCGGCCTCATCACGCAAGAGCGGGTTCGTCATCCGCCCACGCCGGACTCCGCGCTCAGACCAGGCCGAAACTGCCTCCGTCGGGTCTGCTCCAGTCCACTGCTGCCGCAGCTTCGACAGGGTCAGATCCCTCCCCAGCTTGCCGCCGCCGTACCAGACCACAGGACCGGAATCATCACTGCGCAGGGCAACGGAATACCCCACTACCTCCTCGCGTCCGCCGGTCCTATAGCGCGGCCTGGCGATCACCCCGGAGGCGCGCAGATTGCGGACGAAACTCGCCTCGTCCTCGGCGGTCGCGGCCGCCGCACGGACACGTCGGGCCAGTGTGAGCCGGGCCGGCTCCGGCAAACCCCGCCGGTCGGCGGATTCCTTCTCGCCTCGCTTGATCCCGGGCATGGCCCGGCCGTTGGCACGGCCTTCCACGATCCGAAAGCCCATGTCGCGATCGATCTCTCCGCACAGTGCCTGCGCCCGTGAATAATCCCGCCACACATCCGCCTTGGTCCCGTCCGTACGCACGAGGTTGACCACGAGATGAATGTGATCGTTGCCTTTCAGGCTCGGCCCGTGATGCACGGCGATCCACCGACACGGCGCCTTCCCCGAAGCCTCGGAGAAACCCATACCGTTGACGACCCGCTGAGCGACGTCTGCCCACTGCTCATCCGTCAGCTGCCCGTCTTCCGGCGGCAGCGAGATCGAGCAGTGCCACACGTAACCGCCAGGGATGTCCGTCTGGAACAGAGTCCGTGGTGCGTCGAGTTCCTCGGCCAGGCGCTTCAGCTCACCCTCGCCCTCAAAGTACGGGGCACCGGGGGCAACGATGTCGGCCGACGCGGCGATGAGCCGCTGGTTCTCGTGCTCGTTGGCGTATCCGGGCCCGTACAGGTACCGAATCAGTCCCTCTGACTCACCCCCGCGGGTGATGTTCGGCATGCTCACGACGTGCGATAGCTCTCGGCGATGTCGTCCACCCTCCCGACGGCGACAGCGGCCCGCTCCAGCACCGCCCGGATCTCCCTCGTCGGAACGTCCACCTCACTGTTGAGCTTCCTGGCGATCTGGTTGACGTTGTTCGTCAGGTTGGCGAGCAACAGCTTGATGCCGGCCAACTCCTGGTGGAGAGCCTTCCGCTGTGTCTTGGTCAGCGGGGGTACCCCACTGGTCGCCTCGACAAGGGCCCGGGGAACGCTCACCCCAAGGGCGATGGCCCGTCCCTGAATCAGCGCGTACTCCTCGTCGTTCATCCGCACGAAAGCAGTGTGGCGCCGTCCGCCTTCCTCCCGTCGGCTCCGTCCGCCCGGAGGTACGGCCCGGCGTTTCGACTTCTCCTCGCTCACGCCCTCACGCCTCCCTCTCAGCGAAGCGACCCCACCTGTGGGGACCACACGTCAGTGTGCCAGCAGTCGCCGCCGTCAGGCGACTGCCAAGCGCAATCAGATATCTGATTGTCTAGCTTGCTCCCTCTGAGTTTCGGATGATCTTGAAGGGAAACCCAGGGGGAGCTGATGGCACAAGCGGCCCCACCAGCGGCGGTCCTCCTCGCTCCTCGGCGTCAACGCATCATGTGTGGAGGGCCGGTTCTGGTGGGGGAGTGAAGGAACTCGATACGCTGCGCCCATGACTAACGACCCCTCGTCCTCACAGACTCCGCGGAGCGTGGCCGAGTCGCTCATGCAAGCGCGGCTAGATCTGGTCGACGTACATGCCGCGAACGTGGCCGCTGAATCGACGCTGCGCGAACAGCTCACAGATCTGGAGCGTGCAACCGCACGCAGTTGGGCCGACATGCTGGCTGCTGGCTGGACACCTGACGAACTCAAGCGGATGCAGTTCAAGGAGCCCAAGGTGAAAGCTCCGGGCCGTCCACGCGTCAGCAGTCGTGGCAGCAAGCCTTCAGCAGTCACAACCCCAAGCGCAGCGCCCCCCGCGGTCCCCGCTCAACCCGCTCCATCCGCAGTGCCCCAAGAGCCTGCTCACCCTGGGTCTGTCTGAGCAACTGGCTTACACAACTGGAGGGGCCCCGCCTCACCATGGCGGGGCCCCTCCATCTGTGCTCACCCCTTGAGGGTGTGGTGGTGTCAGCGTCCGCTGTCGATACCTTCTCCTCTCTCTGACTCCGGCTCCGGCCCGGAAGACTGCGGGCCGCCAACGGGATCTCGTGTCGCCTCCTTTGCAGCACCGGGAAAGGCCAGAGACATCAGGTCACGGCTCGCCTGCACCTCAGCCTCGGTCGTCTCTCTCAGCATCGGCCCGGCCAACCGGTCGACGCTCCTCAGTCGAGCTATCCAGTCGTCGCCCTGGCCGTGCTCGACCGCTGCCCGCCGTCGAGCGAAATCTGCGCGCACATCCCTGTCCCATGGCCGTGCTCTGGTCTCCTCGACGACCTCAGCAATGCTGCGGGCCGGTACCCAGGTTCCAGCCTCCTGGCGGCGCTTGCTGAACACCACGCCCTCTGGCCCGACGACGTGCAAGGCGTCTGCCACACCTCGTCGCTCGATCTCCGCCATCACGACAGGCGTATCCTTGATGACCTTCTCCTGAAGCTCCAGGGACACCAGCATGCCGGCCCCCGCCCCGGCTTCGACGGTCTGCATGTGCCGGTGCATCACACCCAACTGAGAAAGCGCCGGATGCAACGCGGTGTATGCCAACTCAACCTGGTAGCCGGACTCCTTGAACTCCGCGATGCGCGACAAGGTGAAGTCCAACCCCGTATAGGGCCCAACTACCATGACGTCAGCGTGACGCTCGCGTACACCTGCGAGGGTCTCGGTGTACATGAACTCAATGTCAGAGGACACTTTCTTGCCTGCCTGGAAAGTGTCTCCCAGCTCGCTCACAAGCTGCTCGTAGCGAGGGTGGAAGGCAAACAGATCGTCTCCCTCCAGAAGCAGGGCGCCTTGCATCCCCAGACTTCGGGCGACGACCGGCTTGAGCGTCGTCTTCCGAGAGCCCTGTGCCCCACCAAAGACGGCGAAACGAGGGTTCTTCGAGGAGTCGGGAGCGAGCAAGGGAAGAAACTCGTCCCGGACGATCGCCCGTGCCTCGCGATCCGTCAGAATGCGTGGCTCCTTCTCGCTCACTGCTCGCCCGCCTGAACCGCGGCGAGCAGTGCAACAAAGTCACGGTTGATCTCATTCACACGCGCTGTGTGCCCGGCGGTGAGGTCGCGGCGCTCGACCACGTGTGCACTCCGCAGGTCCTTGAGGCGGTCAGCTTCTTGCGGTGCCGTGCTGGAACCAATGCGAGTGCTGTACGCAGCGATGACTGCGGAGAGAAGTGCGCGTGCACTCTCATAGGCATCCATCTGTTTCGCCGTCCACGGTGGCGGCATCACCTGATCGCTTCTGGGTGTCGTCATAGCTGCTGCCATTCCCGGCGGCCAACTGCGCCAACCACCAACCCACCTACGGGTCGTCGGCTTAGACTCACTCCCGCACAGCCGTCGCTCACCGCTCTCCACCTAGCAGTCCTTGCCCGCGTATCCGCAGAGAGGTTCTCGATGACGCACTTGTCCAAGGAATGGCGCAAGAGCACTTACTGCAACGACACGTTCAGCGCCTGCGTGGAGGTACGCCACAGCACGGCCGGCGTCGACATCCGTGACTCGAAGGACACCTCTATTCCTCCCTTCTCCATGACCTCTGAGGCCTGGAGACTGTTCGTCGCTGGGGTCAGTCAGTCCTCCTTGTGATCTGCTCGTAGCAGGAAGGGCCCCGTCACGGAGATGGGGCCCTTCCTGCTTCTCCAACCCTGTCCGCTGGGGGCGGCTACTCGCCGGGGTTTACATGGCGGACCGCATGCCGGGCGGCGGGCATCGTCGTTGTGCTCGACCTCAGAGACTGGCGGGGAGGGAGGGGAGCCGGGCGGGGCCACGGAACACCGGCCGCCGGGACCGTCCGGGGCCCGGACCGTACTGCCACCGTCACGGACGCGCCCGCGTGAGCAGACCACCCCACCGGCCATGGCTGGCGGGGAGCACCAGCTGCCGCGATGTGCCTGAGACCGGCACGAACTGCCGTCGGCTGAGGCATCGCCGTGGCTCGGCAGAGTGACGGAAACTGCGGCCGGCTTGTCGGTGTGAACAAGCGGACCGTAGTTCCGGGTGGGCGGGCTAAGAGGGGTTCGCTCCATCTGCCATCTCCGTGATGCGGCAGATCAGCCCTTGGTCGGTGGGATCGCCTCGGGGTGGCTGTCGGGCCACCCCCACTCATCCGCGTTGTGTCGCTCTCCGGGGTCGTGTCCGGGTCCGGCCTGGCACTGCCACCACT encodes the following:
- a CDS encoding zeta toxin family protein; protein product: MSEKEPRILTDREARAIVRDEFLPLLAPDSSKNPRFAVFGGAQGSRKTTLKPVVARSLGMQGALLLEGDDLFAFHPRYEQLVSELGDTFQAGKKVSSDIEFMYTETLAGVRERHADVMVVGPYTGLDFTLSRIAEFKESGYQVELAYTALHPALSQLGVMHRHMQTVEAGAGAGMLVSLELQEKVIKDTPVVMAEIERRGVADALHVVGPEGVVFSKRRQEAGTWVPARSIAEVVEETRARPWDRDVRADFARRRAAVEHGQGDDWIARLRSVDRLAGPMLRETTEAEVQASRDLMSLAFPGAAKEATRDPVGGPQSSGPEPESERGEGIDSGR
- a CDS encoding relaxase/mobilization nuclease domain-containing protein — protein: MPNITRGGESEGLIRYLYGPGYANEHENQRLIAASADIVAPGAPYFEGEGELKRLAEELDAPRTLFQTDIPGGYVWHCSISLPPEDGQLTDEQWADVAQRVVNGMGFSEASGKAPCRWIAVHHGPSLKGNDHIHLVVNLVRTDGTKADVWRDYSRAQALCGEIDRDMGFRIVEGRANGRAMPGIKRGEKESADRRGLPEPARLTLARRVRAAAATAEDEASFVRNLRASGVIARPRYRTGGREEVVGYSVALRSDDSGPVVWYGGGKLGRDLTLSKLRQQWTGADPTEAVSAWSERGVRRGRMTNPLLRDEAAWEMAAQQIQHMREQLKAVPVDDVVRWSQAAYEASGVLAVLSARMEGERPGPLARASDVLARSAQRTRDCRSAPLTVEPGQLRGAAMAAHYSRSSVAGQVAFVMALRNTLRGIHAMHEARDERDQALRIEGVARGDLQRWQQSRAAMQDSPGALPLPGIEQGRGPGPHGPDRGAENGR
- a CDS encoding DUF397 domain-containing protein translates to MTHLSKEWRKSTYCNDTFSACVEVRHSTAGVDIRDSKDTSIPPFSMTSEAWRLFVAGVSQSSL